GGCGGCGGCGGCATACACCCAGAAGCTGAACGAGAAGAACGCCACCAGCGTCAGGGCGAACCACAGGTTGCGCCGCCGCTTGAAGTCGCTGTAGGGGATCAGGTCTGCCGCCGGGCGGCGGGCGAGCGTGAAAACGACGCCGGCGGCAAACAGAATGACGATCAACGCACGAATATGTTCAGGCATTGGCGGTGTTCACCTATCCGGTGGTGGACGACGGCTAGCATCATGGCTGATTGAAACTATAGTGACTTCTAGCCATCCAGTCAGGGATCGAACTCATGCCGTCAGTTGAAGCGTCTGCATCGGGGAGCCTTCGTAGGCGGGCGATAGGGGCCGGGGCCTGGAACGTGTTCTCCCTCGTCGCCTCACAGGTGATGCGCCTGGGCGGCAACCTGATCATGGCCCGGCTGCTGCTGCCGGAGATGTTCGGGATCATGGTCATCGCCACCACGGTCTCGGTGCTACTGCACCTGCTGTCGGACGTGGGCCTGCGCCAGAACATCATCCAGAGCCCGCGGGGCGACGACCCGCTGTTCCTCAACACGGCCTGGACCGTGCAGATCATCCGCGGCTTCATCCTGTTCGTCCTCACTTTACTGCTGGCGCTGGGGTCCTGGCTGTCGCAACTGGCCAACCTGTGGCCGGCGGGCTCCACCTACGCGGCGCCGGAGCTGCCCATGATCCTGGCGGTCACCGGCCTGTCGGCGATCATCTACGGGTTGCAGTCGACCAATATCGACGTCGCCTTGCGCACCTTCCAGCAAAAGCGCGTGGTGATGGTGGAGCTGGGCTCGCAACTGGTCGGGCTGATCACCATGCTGGTCCTGGGCTATTTCACCCGCTCCATCTGGTCGCTGGTGATCGCCGGCCTGGCCGGCGCCCTGGCGGGCACCTTGCTCGGGCACCTGGCGATCAAGGGCCCGGTCCACCGCCTGAAGTGGGACCGCGAGGCACTGGCCGAGTTGGTGGTGTTCGGCCGCTGGATCCTGGTCTCGTCGATCGTCGGCGTGCTGGCGATGTATGGCGACCGCATGTGGTTCGGCGCCAGCATGACTACCGCGGAACTGGGCGTGTACTCCATCGCCGTGCTGATTCTCGGCTCGTTGCAGACCGGCTTGCTGAAAGTGGTCGGCACCGTG
This genomic stretch from Pseudomonas entomophila L48 harbors:
- a CDS encoding oligosaccharide flippase family protein — translated: MPSVEASASGSLRRRAIGAGAWNVFSLVASQVMRLGGNLIMARLLLPEMFGIMVIATTVSVLLHLLSDVGLRQNIIQSPRGDDPLFLNTAWTVQIIRGFILFVLTLLLALGSWLSQLANLWPAGSTYAAPELPMILAVTGLSAIIYGLQSTNIDVALRTFQQKRVVMVELGSQLVGLITMLVLGYFTRSIWSLVIAGLAGALAGTLLGHLAIKGPVHRLKWDREALAELVVFGRWILVSSIVGVLAMYGDRMWFGASMTTAELGVYSIAVLILGSLQTGLLKVVGTVALPAFSEATRSGDSERLKALYHRSRLLVDLVMLFTCGVFLTASPMLIGWLYDERYAAAGPMLAILSWSFFTLRYTLAHQVWIALGHTKYQAMDNIIRMVALWVGLPLLLAIGGVKYAIWGVALHSFPTLVLIVYVNCKLGMFNLKRELVVLPMIAVGAACGALATSFFNWL